The Egicoccus sp. AB-alg2 genome window below encodes:
- the murB gene encoding UDP-N-acetylmuramate dehydrogenase, which translates to MAASPSRTGLEAAPSTDPLVAELRGEVVGEVRARASLAELTTLRVGGPARALVVAERDADLAAVGAACRAHGVPWAVVGRGSNLLIADAGWPGVAVQLGRGFRGLETGDGRVRAGAAEPLPALAVRVAEAGFGGFAWACAVPGTLGGAVRMNAGAHGGEMADHLVEVDVVRLSSGTRETWPVAALGLTYRHSALPDDAVVVDATLALESGSTEELKAEIREIRAWRREHQPLNEPNCGSVFTNPPGDSAGRLVEAVGGKQLVIGGARISDRHANFIVTTPGAGAADVRGLIREVRRRVEQQFGVRLRPEVAMLGDFDDGGLEP; encoded by the coding sequence ATGGCGGCGTCACCCTCCCGGACCGGTCTCGAGGCCGCGCCGAGCACCGACCCGCTGGTCGCCGAGCTGCGCGGCGAGGTCGTCGGCGAGGTTCGCGCGCGGGCCTCGCTGGCCGAGCTGACGACCCTGCGCGTCGGCGGACCCGCCCGCGCGCTCGTCGTCGCCGAACGCGACGCCGACCTCGCTGCCGTCGGCGCCGCCTGCCGGGCCCACGGCGTGCCGTGGGCGGTCGTCGGTCGCGGCTCCAACCTGCTGATCGCCGACGCCGGCTGGCCGGGCGTCGCCGTGCAGCTCGGGCGCGGGTTCCGTGGCCTGGAGACCGGCGACGGTCGCGTGCGCGCGGGCGCGGCCGAGCCGCTGCCCGCCCTGGCCGTGCGGGTCGCCGAGGCCGGCTTCGGCGGCTTCGCGTGGGCCTGCGCCGTGCCCGGCACCCTGGGCGGCGCGGTGCGGATGAACGCCGGCGCGCACGGCGGCGAGATGGCCGACCACCTCGTCGAGGTCGACGTCGTGCGCCTGTCCAGCGGCACCCGCGAGACGTGGCCGGTGGCGGCTCTCGGGCTCACCTACCGGCACTCCGCACTGCCCGACGACGCCGTGGTGGTCGACGCGACGCTGGCGCTGGAGTCGGGCTCGACCGAGGAGCTGAAGGCCGAGATCCGCGAGATCCGCGCCTGGCGCCGCGAGCACCAGCCGTTGAACGAGCCCAACTGCGGCTCGGTGTTCACCAACCCGCCCGGCGACAGCGCGGGCCGGCTGGTCGAGGCGGTGGGGGGCAAACAGCTCGTGATCGGCGGGGCACGCATCAGCGACCGCCACGCCAACTTCATCGTCACCACGCCGGGGGCCGGCGCGGCGGACGTCCGCGGCCTGATCCGCGAGGTACGCCGGCGGGTCGAGCAGCAGTTCGGCGTCCGGCTACGGCCCGAGGTGGCGATGCTCGGGGACTTCGACGACGGGGGACTGGAACCGTGA
- a CDS encoding isoprenylcysteine carboxyl methyltransferase family protein has protein sequence MTWFTLLIVAVGLERLAELVVSKRNAAWSFARGGVESGQRHYLVMVVLHTGLLVGALVEVWLRQPPFLPVLGWTMLALVLAAQALRWWCITTLGHQWNTRVIVVPGLRRVTRGPYRFMDHPNYVAVVVEGFALPLVHSAWVTALLFTLCNAVLLAVRIRVENRALTSMSTAAPAGPPSADVTR, from the coding sequence ATGACCTGGTTCACCCTGCTGATCGTCGCCGTCGGTCTGGAGCGACTCGCCGAGTTGGTGGTGTCCAAGCGCAACGCGGCGTGGAGCTTCGCGCGGGGCGGTGTCGAATCGGGACAGCGGCACTACCTCGTGATGGTGGTGCTGCACACCGGCCTGCTGGTCGGCGCACTGGTCGAGGTGTGGCTCCGGCAGCCACCCTTCCTCCCGGTCCTCGGCTGGACGATGCTCGCGCTGGTGCTGGCCGCCCAGGCGCTTCGGTGGTGGTGCATCACCACGCTCGGCCACCAGTGGAACACCCGGGTGATCGTCGTACCCGGGCTGCGACGGGTCACCAGGGGCCCGTACCGGTTCATGGACCACCCCAACTACGTCGCCGTCGTCGTCGAGGGCTTCGCACTCCCGCTCGTCCACTCCGCCTGGGTCACGGCGCTCTTGTTCACGCTCTGCAACGCCGTGCTGCTGGCGGTCCGCATCCGGGTCGAGAACCGGGCCTTGACCTCGATGAGCACGGCGGCACCCGCCGGACCGCCGTCCGCGGACGTGACGCGATGA
- the murG gene encoding undecaprenyldiphospho-muramoylpentapeptide beta-N-acetylglucosaminyltransferase: MTRTVLVAGGGTAGHVFPAIAVAKELARQADVNPVFVGVPDRLEARLVPEAGFRMHEIAAVSVPRRPSPALFKVPFAVRAAVRECERIAREEQAAAVATFGGYVSFPLDRAAKRLGLPLVIHEQNAVPGLTNRIAARWADRVAVTFPGSADRFPHPERCAVTGDPVREDLLHLDRDAQRADAREAFGLDPVVPTLLVFGGSQGARSLNRAVTEAHGRWGVDSLQILHAAGRGLHDEAVAAWESARAARPGIRVEVLDFIDDMARAYAAADVVVCRAGATSIAELTVLGLPAVLVPYPHATGDHQTANARALEQTGGAVVVEDAELDGAALVAAAEPLLTDPDRGGRMAAASRAFGRPDAAANVARLVLEQLDRAAR, encoded by the coding sequence ATGACCCGGACCGTGCTCGTGGCCGGCGGCGGCACCGCCGGTCACGTCTTCCCCGCCATCGCCGTCGCCAAGGAACTCGCCCGCCAGGCCGACGTGAACCCCGTGTTCGTCGGCGTGCCCGACCGGCTCGAGGCGCGGCTGGTCCCGGAAGCCGGCTTCCGCATGCACGAGATCGCGGCCGTGTCGGTCCCGCGGCGGCCGTCGCCGGCGCTGTTCAAGGTCCCCTTCGCCGTGCGGGCGGCCGTCCGGGAGTGCGAGCGGATCGCCCGGGAGGAGCAGGCCGCCGCGGTCGCGACCTTCGGCGGCTACGTGTCGTTCCCGCTCGACCGCGCCGCCAAGCGGCTCGGCCTGCCGCTGGTCATCCACGAGCAGAACGCCGTCCCCGGCCTGACCAACCGGATCGCCGCCCGTTGGGCCGATCGCGTGGCCGTCACGTTCCCCGGCTCGGCGGACCGGTTCCCGCACCCCGAACGTTGCGCGGTCACGGGTGACCCGGTCCGTGAGGACCTGCTCCACCTCGACCGGGACGCGCAGCGTGCCGACGCGCGCGAAGCATTCGGGCTCGATCCGGTCGTCCCGACGCTGCTCGTGTTCGGTGGCAGCCAGGGTGCCCGATCGCTCAACCGGGCCGTCACCGAGGCCCACGGGCGCTGGGGCGTGGACTCGCTGCAGATCCTGCACGCCGCGGGCCGCGGCCTCCACGACGAGGCCGTCGCCGCCTGGGAGTCCGCACGCGCGGCCCGGCCGGGCATCCGCGTCGAGGTGCTGGACTTCATCGACGACATGGCGCGGGCCTACGCCGCCGCCGACGTCGTGGTCTGCCGCGCGGGTGCCACCTCGATCGCCGAGCTGACCGTGCTCGGTCTTCCGGCCGTGCTGGTTCCCTATCCTCATGCCACCGGCGACCACCAGACCGCCAACGCTCGCGCGCTCGAGCAGACCGGCGGTGCGGTGGTCGTGGAGGACGCCGAGCTCGACGGCGCCGCGCTGGTCGCGGCGGCCGAACCCCTGCTGACCGACCCCGACCGGGGTGGCCGCATGGCCGCCGCGTCGCGGGCCTTCGGACGGCCAGACGCCGCGGCGAACGTCGCCAGGCTGGTCCTCGAGCAACTCGACCGCGCCGCCCGCTGA
- a CDS encoding UbiA family prenyltransferase gives MTTGAGAARPTVAVPLLRAAHVGPSVAVTTIVALLALALGLPGRQAALVVLAVFTGQLTVGWGNDLVDVDRDRAAGRADKPLANGELTPSFVRRCLVVAAAACVVLSLLAGWRSGATHLVVLVAFAHPYNLYFKATAWSWLPYAVAFGSLPAIASLANRPPHWPPTWMVVAAAMLGVAAHFLNALPDFDDDAATGVRGLPHRWGAARSRNVATALLVLASVVAVLGPAGAPPTWVWAVLALVVALAAVARFGNGKAPFYAAVTIALVDVALLAMVAA, from the coding sequence GTGACCACCGGCGCTGGAGCAGCCCGCCCCACGGTCGCGGTCCCGCTGCTCCGTGCCGCGCACGTCGGACCGTCGGTCGCGGTCACGACCATCGTGGCGCTGTTGGCCCTCGCCCTCGGCCTGCCCGGCCGCCAGGCCGCCCTCGTGGTCTTGGCCGTGTTCACCGGCCAGCTGACCGTCGGCTGGGGCAACGACCTCGTCGACGTCGACCGGGACCGCGCGGCCGGCCGAGCGGACAAACCGCTGGCGAACGGTGAGCTGACGCCCTCCTTCGTGCGACGCTGCCTGGTCGTCGCGGCTGCCGCCTGTGTGGTGCTGTCCCTGCTCGCGGGTTGGCGCAGCGGGGCGACCCACCTGGTGGTCCTCGTCGCCTTCGCGCACCCGTACAACCTCTACTTCAAGGCGACGGCCTGGTCGTGGCTCCCGTACGCCGTGGCGTTCGGCTCGCTCCCCGCCATCGCCAGCCTGGCGAATCGCCCGCCCCACTGGCCACCGACGTGGATGGTCGTCGCGGCCGCCATGCTCGGCGTCGCCGCCCACTTCCTCAATGCGCTGCCGGACTTCGACGACGACGCCGCCACGGGCGTGCGCGGGCTCCCACACCGATGGGGTGCCGCCCGGAGTCGCAACGTCGCCACGGCGTTGCTGGTGCTCGCCTCGGTGGTCGCGGTCCTCGGCCCCGCCGGCGCGCCGCCGACCTGGGTATGGGCGGTCCTTGCCCTCGTGGTCGCGCTCGCTGCCGTCGCGCGGTTCGGCAACGGCAAGGCGCCGTTCTACGCCGCGGTCACGATCGCGCTGGTCGACGTCGCGCTGCTCGCGATGGTGGCCGCATGA
- a CDS encoding type III polyketide synthase translates to MRIVSVQGVLPEYRYPQAEITHAFTHALLRSTVDERIVQRLHANARVRTRHLALPLERYAELVDFTESNNVFIDAGVELGARAVTDALKAVGLTPQDVDLIVSATVTGLAVPSLDARVAALIGMRPDVVRLPLVGLGCVAGAAGVARLHDYLRGHPGHVAVLMAVELCSLTLQRDDASMPNLVASGLFGDGAAAVVAVGADRAREFADTPAVPQPDVLAARSRLYPDSERTMGWDVGTTGLKIVLDSSVPVIVKRYVGDDVRAFLADCGLRTDDIEWYVAHPGGPKVLEALQETLGLDREALQVTWDSLARIGNLSSASVLHVLADTLRERPPRPGSYGLMLAMGPGFCSELVLLRAPEAAA, encoded by the coding sequence ATGCGAATCGTGAGCGTCCAGGGGGTCCTCCCCGAGTACCGGTATCCCCAGGCGGAGATCACCCATGCCTTCACGCACGCGCTGCTGCGCAGCACCGTGGACGAGCGGATCGTGCAGCGTCTGCACGCGAACGCCCGGGTCCGGACGCGGCATCTGGCGCTGCCGCTGGAGCGCTACGCCGAGTTGGTCGACTTCACCGAGTCCAACAACGTCTTCATCGACGCCGGCGTCGAGCTGGGCGCCCGGGCCGTCACCGACGCGCTGAAGGCCGTCGGGCTCACCCCGCAGGACGTGGATCTCATCGTCTCCGCGACGGTCACCGGCCTCGCCGTCCCGTCTCTCGATGCACGCGTCGCCGCTCTGATCGGGATGCGCCCTGACGTCGTCCGCCTCCCCCTGGTCGGGCTGGGCTGCGTCGCCGGCGCCGCCGGCGTGGCGCGGCTGCACGACTACCTGCGCGGACATCCCGGCCACGTGGCGGTGCTCATGGCGGTCGAGCTGTGCTCGCTGACCCTCCAGCGCGACGACGCCTCGATGCCGAACCTGGTCGCCAGCGGGTTGTTCGGCGACGGCGCGGCGGCGGTCGTCGCGGTCGGCGCCGACCGAGCCCGCGAGTTCGCCGACACGCCCGCCGTGCCCCAGCCGGACGTGCTGGCCGCACGAAGCCGGCTCTACCCCGATTCCGAACGCACGATGGGCTGGGACGTCGGCACGACCGGGCTGAAGATCGTCCTGGACAGCAGCGTGCCGGTGATCGTGAAGCGGTACGTCGGGGACGACGTCCGGGCGTTCCTCGCCGACTGCGGCCTGAGGACGGACGACATCGAGTGGTATGTCGCGCATCCCGGCGGCCCGAAGGTGCTCGAGGCCTTGCAGGAGACGCTCGGGCTCGACCGCGAGGCGCTCCAGGTGACCTGGGACTCCCTGGCCCGGATCGGCAACCTGTCCTCGGCGTCCGTGCTGCACGTGCTGGCCGACACCCTCCGTGAGCGGCCGCCGAGGCCGGGTTCCTACGGCCTGATGCTCGCCATGGGCCCCGGCTTCTGTTCCGAACTCGTGCTGCTCCGGGCGCCGGAGGCGGCCGCATGA
- the murC gene encoding UDP-N-acetylmuramate--L-alanine ligase encodes MTLLDTPRRVHLVGIGGAGMSGIARILLQRGHTVSGSDLQEGRAVGELRMLGARVEVGHRADNLVDAEVIVISSAVPRDNPEVEAARARGLHVLRRAEMLAALMADERAVLIAGTHGKTTTTSMAVVALQAAGKDPSFAIGGSLNESGTNAHGGSDGLFVAEADESDRSFLYFRPDLAVVTNLEHDHPDEFRDEADVVAAFRDFLARRSEDAPAILCADDPGSLALADQIAGPVVTYGTDPRAGLRLLLGDDGVHQVRRDGEPVCTMRLNVPGRHNALNAAAALAVCDWVGVDLQAAADGLTRFTGAARRFQRLGTVNDVEVVDDYAHHPTELRATLAAARSTAADRVVVVVQPHRYSRTQVLGAELGRAAAAADLVVVTDVYASSESPVPGVTGRLVADAAEAAGAKVLYQPHLVDVVDALVEQVRPGDLVLTTGAGDVTQVGPALLARLGSN; translated from the coding sequence ATGACGCTGCTGGACACGCCGCGACGGGTACATCTCGTGGGCATCGGCGGTGCCGGCATGTCGGGCATCGCCCGCATCCTGCTGCAGCGCGGCCACACCGTGTCCGGTTCGGACCTGCAGGAGGGCCGGGCCGTGGGCGAACTGCGCATGCTCGGTGCGCGCGTGGAGGTCGGGCACCGTGCGGACAACCTCGTGGACGCCGAGGTGATCGTCATCTCGTCCGCGGTCCCGCGCGACAACCCCGAGGTCGAGGCGGCCCGCGCGCGCGGCCTGCACGTGCTGCGCCGTGCAGAGATGCTCGCCGCGCTGATGGCCGACGAGCGTGCCGTGCTGATCGCCGGGACCCACGGCAAGACCACCACCACCTCGATGGCCGTGGTCGCCCTGCAGGCCGCCGGCAAGGACCCGAGCTTCGCGATCGGCGGCTCGCTCAACGAGAGCGGCACCAACGCCCACGGCGGCAGCGACGGCCTGTTCGTCGCCGAGGCGGACGAGTCGGACCGGTCCTTCCTTTACTTCCGCCCGGACCTCGCGGTCGTGACGAACCTCGAACACGACCACCCCGACGAGTTCCGTGACGAGGCGGACGTCGTCGCGGCGTTCCGGGACTTCCTCGCGCGCCGATCCGAGGACGCACCGGCGATCCTGTGTGCCGACGACCCCGGCAGCCTGGCGCTCGCCGACCAGATCGCCGGCCCGGTGGTCACCTACGGGACCGACCCGCGCGCCGGTCTGCGGCTGCTGCTCGGCGACGACGGCGTCCACCAGGTACGCCGGGACGGCGAGCCGGTCTGCACGATGCGCCTCAACGTGCCGGGCCGCCACAACGCCCTGAACGCGGCGGCCGCGCTGGCCGTGTGCGACTGGGTCGGCGTGGACCTGCAGGCCGCCGCCGACGGCCTCACCCGCTTCACCGGCGCGGCCCGCCGCTTCCAGCGCCTGGGCACCGTCAACGACGTCGAGGTGGTCGACGACTACGCCCACCACCCGACCGAGCTGCGGGCGACGCTCGCCGCCGCCCGCTCGACCGCCGCGGACCGGGTCGTGGTCGTCGTGCAGCCACATCGCTACTCGCGCACGCAGGTGCTGGGCGCGGAACTCGGACGCGCGGCGGCGGCCGCCGACCTCGTCGTCGTGACCGACGTGTACGCCTCCAGCGAGTCGCCCGTGCCGGGGGTTACCGGGCGGCTGGTGGCCGACGCGGCCGAGGCGGCTGGCGCGAAGGTCCTGTACCAGCCGCACCTCGTCGACGTCGTCGACGCACTCGTCGAGCAGGTCCGCCCCGGGGACCTCGTGCTGACCACCGGCGCCGGCGACGTGACCCAGGTCGGTCCGGCCCTGCTCGCCCGGCTCGGCAGCAACTGA
- the ftsZ gene encoding cell division protein FtsZ has protein sequence MGANPSNYLAVIKVVGIGGGGVNAVNRMIDAGLRGVEFIAINTDAQALLMSDADVKLDIGRELTRGLGAGADPSVGRQAAEDHKDEITEVLKGADMVFVTAGEGGGTGTGAAPLVAQVAKELGALTIGVVTRPFAFEGRKRSLQAEDGISKLKEEVDTLIVIPNDRLLQIADGQTSVVQAFGLADEVLLQGVQGITDLITTPGLINLDFADVRTVMKDAGSALMGIGKARGDARSLEAAQLAISSPLLEASIDGARGVLLMLAGGSDLGLFEVNEAADVITKAAHPEANIIFGAVIDDSLGDEVKVTVIAAGFDKYDAPAHLAGSVAASADTTSRIAAAPAAAPVAADDDDDEPDEVFRPAPAPAEERPALVVQDGEDDDDLDVPSFLR, from the coding sequence ATGGGGGCGAACCCGTCGAACTACCTCGCCGTGATCAAGGTCGTCGGTATCGGCGGCGGCGGCGTCAACGCCGTCAACCGCATGATCGACGCCGGTTTGCGTGGCGTGGAGTTCATCGCGATCAACACCGACGCCCAGGCGCTCCTGATGTCCGATGCGGACGTCAAGCTCGACATCGGGCGCGAGTTGACCCGCGGGCTGGGCGCCGGTGCCGACCCGTCGGTCGGCCGCCAGGCCGCCGAGGACCACAAGGACGAGATCACCGAGGTGCTCAAGGGCGCCGACATGGTCTTCGTCACCGCCGGCGAGGGCGGCGGCACCGGCACGGGTGCGGCGCCGCTCGTCGCCCAGGTCGCCAAGGAACTCGGGGCGCTGACGATCGGCGTGGTGACACGCCCGTTCGCCTTCGAGGGGCGCAAGCGCTCCCTGCAGGCCGAGGACGGCATCTCCAAGCTCAAGGAAGAGGTCGACACCCTCATCGTCATCCCCAACGACCGGTTGCTGCAGATCGCCGACGGGCAGACCTCGGTGGTGCAGGCGTTCGGGCTGGCCGACGAGGTCCTGCTGCAGGGTGTCCAGGGCATCACCGACCTGATCACCACGCCGGGGCTGATCAACCTCGACTTCGCCGACGTGCGCACCGTCATGAAGGACGCCGGCAGCGCCCTGATGGGGATCGGCAAGGCGCGCGGCGACGCCCGTTCGCTCGAGGCCGCCCAGCTGGCGATCAGCTCGCCGCTGCTCGAGGCCTCCATCGACGGGGCCCGCGGCGTGCTGCTGATGCTCGCCGGCGGCAGCGACCTCGGCCTGTTCGAGGTCAACGAGGCGGCCGACGTGATCACCAAGGCCGCCCACCCCGAGGCCAACATCATCTTCGGTGCCGTGATCGACGACTCCCTCGGCGACGAGGTGAAGGTCACCGTCATCGCGGCCGGGTTCGACAAGTACGACGCCCCGGCCCACTTGGCCGGCAGCGTCGCCGCCAGCGCCGACACGACGAGCCGGATCGCGGCCGCTCCGGCCGCGGCGCCGGTCGCAGCCGACGATGACGACGACGAGCCCGACGAGGTCTTCCGTCCCGCGCCCGCGCCCGCCGAGGAGCGTCCGGCGCTGGTGGTCCAGGACGGCGAGGACGATGACGACCTCGACGTCCCGTCCTTCCTGCGCTGA
- a CDS encoding geranylgeranyl reductase family protein has product MTAWDLAVVGSGPAGSATAIGALRVDPSLRVALLDRAEFPRDKPCGDGIAPQVIDLLEDAGVTGIVDGHVPVPRLRLDRGSAGVDRKMVRPTWVIPRTVFDQRLVEAAQAAGATLRRHRVRELSQSCSVLLDGAVEARTVVGADGANSTVRRAIGMTPGPMAVAIRGYSPTPSIRPNAQVVVFDTARQPAYAWSFDRGDGLANVGYGELLGHRHDRPAKAQLLERLDTLLPGATDGGTGWRGHQLPLSTGRWRPPTGPILLAGDAAGLVNPMTGEGIYYAVATGLAAGRAAAEALNAGEPSSAGARYARAAERLLDVHLRHVAAAAWLCRHGSVIDAGLRASAADQRVFDDLVELGLARGRITPTIVRGLVRELAGATRGRRP; this is encoded by the coding sequence ATGACGGCCTGGGACCTGGCGGTGGTGGGCAGCGGACCAGCCGGATCCGCCACCGCGATCGGCGCGCTGCGCGTGGACCCCTCGCTCCGGGTGGCGCTGCTCGACCGCGCCGAGTTCCCGCGCGACAAGCCGTGCGGCGACGGCATCGCCCCGCAGGTCATCGACCTCCTCGAGGACGCCGGCGTCACGGGGATCGTCGACGGTCATGTGCCGGTGCCTCGACTGCGGCTGGACCGGGGCTCGGCCGGCGTCGACCGGAAGATGGTGCGACCGACCTGGGTGATCCCGCGAACGGTCTTCGACCAGCGCCTGGTCGAGGCGGCGCAAGCAGCCGGCGCGACGCTGCGCCGGCACCGGGTCCGCGAGCTCTCCCAGAGCTGTTCGGTGCTGCTGGACGGCGCGGTGGAGGCGCGGACCGTCGTCGGGGCGGACGGTGCGAACTCGACCGTCCGACGGGCCATCGGGATGACGCCGGGGCCGATGGCGGTCGCGATCCGCGGCTACTCCCCCACCCCTTCGATCCGTCCCAACGCGCAGGTCGTGGTCTTCGACACGGCACGGCAGCCGGCGTACGCCTGGTCCTTCGATCGCGGCGACGGCCTGGCAAACGTCGGGTACGGCGAGCTGCTCGGCCACCGGCACGACCGGCCCGCCAAGGCCCAGTTGCTCGAGCGGCTCGACACCCTGCTGCCAGGTGCGACCGACGGCGGTACCGGCTGGAGGGGCCACCAGCTGCCCCTGTCGACGGGACGCTGGCGTCCACCCACCGGGCCGATACTGCTGGCTGGCGACGCCGCCGGGCTGGTGAACCCGATGACCGGCGAGGGCATCTACTACGCCGTCGCCACCGGACTCGCCGCGGGTCGAGCCGCTGCCGAGGCACTGAACGCGGGCGAACCCTCGAGCGCCGGAGCACGCTACGCCAGGGCCGCCGAGCGGCTGCTCGACGTCCACCTCCGCCACGTCGCGGCGGCCGCGTGGCTCTGCCGGCACGGCAGCGTGATCGACGCGGGACTGCGCGCATCCGCCGCCGACCAACGGGTCTTCGACGACCTGGTCGAACTCGGGCTGGCGCGAGGCCGCATCACCCCCACCATCGTCCGTGGCCTCGTCCGTGAGCTGGCAGGCGCCACCCGGGGCCGGCGCCCCTGA
- a CDS encoding NAD(P)/FAD-dependent oxidoreductase yields MKDLLVVGGGPAGLASALYAARAGLDVTVWDKRAGIIDKACGEGLMPGAVTALGDVGVAPAGEDLVGIRYLAGHRTVEAAFRSGLGRGVRRTTLHAAMRSATQAAGIPLEQRCAREVLPSPDGVVVDGQRFRYVVAADGLHSPVRRRLGLDGRPSPRRRYGVRRHYRLAPWTSYVEVHWAESVEAYVTPVAADVVGVALLTSVRGSFDDHLTRFPSLRGRLRDAAPLGDVRGAGPLRQRSRSRVAGRVLLVGDAGGYVDALTGEGVAMAVTQARAAVAAILDHDPMRYEHDWHTITRRYRWLTSCLLGATRWNPVRRRLVPTAERLPVAFSAAVNALARPA; encoded by the coding sequence ATGAAGGACCTGCTCGTGGTCGGCGGCGGCCCCGCGGGGCTGGCCAGTGCGCTCTACGCCGCCCGTGCCGGCCTGGACGTGACCGTGTGGGACAAGCGCGCCGGCATCATCGACAAGGCCTGTGGGGAGGGGCTGATGCCCGGCGCGGTCACCGCGCTCGGAGACGTGGGGGTCGCGCCGGCCGGCGAGGACCTCGTCGGGATCCGCTACCTCGCGGGCCACCGCACGGTCGAGGCAGCATTCCGCAGCGGGCTCGGTCGCGGTGTCCGTCGCACGACCCTGCACGCCGCGATGCGGTCCGCGACCCAGGCCGCCGGGATCCCGCTCGAGCAGCGGTGTGCCAGGGAGGTCCTGCCGAGCCCTGACGGTGTCGTGGTGGACGGGCAGCGCTTCCGCTACGTCGTCGCCGCCGACGGGCTCCACTCGCCGGTCCGGCGCCGGCTCGGACTCGACGGGCGACCCTCGCCTCGCCGGCGCTACGGCGTACGACGTCACTACCGGCTCGCGCCCTGGACGTCGTACGTGGAAGTGCACTGGGCCGAGTCGGTCGAGGCCTACGTCACGCCCGTGGCCGCCGACGTCGTCGGGGTCGCCCTGCTCACGTCCGTTCGCGGCTCGTTCGACGACCATCTGACCCGGTTCCCGTCCCTGCGCGGGCGGCTGCGTGACGCCGCGCCCCTCGGCGACGTCCGGGGAGCCGGGCCGCTGCGACAACGGTCCCGGTCCCGGGTGGCCGGGCGGGTGCTGCTCGTCGGGGACGCCGGCGGCTACGTCGACGCCCTCACCGGTGAGGGTGTGGCGATGGCCGTGACGCAGGCCCGTGCGGCCGTTGCCGCGATCCTCGATCACGACCCGATGCGCTACGAACACGACTGGCACACCATCACGCGGCGGTACCGCTGGCTGACGTCCTGCCTGCTGGGCGCCACCCGGTGGAATCCCGTTCGACGGCGGTTGGTCCCGACGGCCGAGCGGCTGCCGGTGGCGTTCTCGGCGGCGGTCAACGCCCTGGCGAGACCGGCGTGA
- a CDS encoding cell division protein FtsQ/DivIB has protein sequence MIDERIAERRRQVRDQRRRHRLRRTIVLAVLLAIVVALVVVERSDLVGLEEVQVVGTQRLSVEEVVAAADLPLGTSTLRLGLGAAEDRVERLPLVRDASARRVDPLTVEIRVAERVPALNVRHGDERVLVDRDGVVVAEGNLRGLPQIRVDEAPPAPGEDVTAQPALANAHRAWRELSGPLRAEVVRYDASGPDELDLRLASGVTVRFGRAERVDEKVRSLGAVLEDLGDTEVEAIDVRAPSSPVVTPP, from the coding sequence GTGATCGACGAGCGGATCGCCGAACGGCGGCGGCAGGTCCGCGACCAGCGTCGACGCCACCGCCTCCGGCGCACGATCGTCCTCGCGGTGTTGCTGGCCATCGTCGTCGCCCTGGTGGTGGTCGAGCGCAGCGACCTCGTCGGCCTCGAGGAGGTCCAGGTGGTCGGCACGCAGCGGCTGAGCGTCGAGGAGGTGGTCGCGGCCGCCGACCTGCCGCTGGGCACCTCGACGCTGCGGCTCGGGCTGGGAGCGGCCGAGGACCGGGTCGAGCGGCTGCCGCTGGTACGCGACGCGAGCGCGCGACGCGTGGACCCGTTGACGGTCGAGATCCGGGTCGCCGAGCGCGTGCCCGCCCTCAACGTGCGCCACGGCGACGAGCGTGTCCTGGTCGACCGCGACGGCGTGGTCGTGGCCGAGGGCAACCTCCGCGGCCTGCCGCAGATCCGCGTCGACGAGGCTCCGCCGGCGCCGGGGGAGGACGTCACCGCCCAGCCGGCCCTGGCCAACGCCCACCGCGCGTGGCGTGAGCTGTCCGGCCCGCTGCGCGCCGAGGTGGTGCGCTACGACGCGTCCGGGCCCGATGAGCTCGACCTGCGCCTGGCGTCCGGGGTGACGGTGCGCTTCGGGCGCGCCGAGCGCGTCGACGAGAAGGTCCGCTCCCTGGGCGCCGTGCTCGAGGACCTCGGCGACACCGAGGTGGAGGCCATCGACGTCCGCGCGCCCTCCTCACCGGTGGTCACCCCGCCCTGA